The Candidatus Delongbacteria bacterium nucleotide sequence GGCGCGTCGAGAAGCACATCAAGAACACCTACCTCAAGCGCGTGGACGCTCCCATCGGCGTCAAGCCGGCTCTGCGTTGCTGGATGGAGGTCAATTGATGCCCCGCAAGAAGCAGGATGCCGATCCGCCGACCCTGGGTCGCGGAGGAGAGATCGTCCTGTTCCAGGAAGGTGGCGTGGGGCGTCTGGAAGTCAGGCTGCAGGGGGAGACCCTCTGGCTGAGCCTGCAGCAGCTGGCCGATCTCTATCAGCGCGACAAGTCGGTCATTTCCCGCCATCTGCGAAGCATCCTCGCCACGGGGGAGTTGGAGCGTGAGGTAGTTGTTGCAAAAAACGCAACAACTGCCGCCGACGGCAAGACCTATCAGGTGGACTTCTACAACCTGGACATGATCATCTCCGTCGGTTACCGCGTTCACTCCTTGCGCGGCACCCAATTCCGCATCTGGGCCACCCGCACCCTGAAGGACACTTTGGTGCGCGGCTACACGTTGAACGAGAGTCGCCTGCAAGCCCAGGTGGAACGCCTGGAGGGCCTGCTGGCCGCCGTCCAATTGGTGGGGCGCGTCGCCACGGAGCGCTCCCTGAGCAGCGGCGAGGCCAAGGGCCTGCTCAAGGTCGTGGGCGACTTCTCGCTGGCGCTGGACCTGCTGGACCAGTATGACCACGGCCGCCTCTCTCTACGAAGCACGACGGCCAGCGCGGGCCGCGTCCTGGAAGAAACCCGCAGACGCAGGCCCGCGCCCCGCTGCGCCCTGGTGCTGGGCCGGGTGGACGCCAAGCGGACGCCGGACCGCGCCGCGCCGGTTCTTGCTGGCCGGGGCCTTTGGGCTGCCCGTCCTAACCGTCCGCCAAGACGCCCAGCTGGCCACGGCTTTGGGGGTTGGATATGTCCCGTCCGCATCCAGCCGGGGGGCGCGGAAGACCTGGAAGCCGTGGCAAAGTGGATTGATGGAGGAAAACCGTGATGGTCGACAAGGGCTTTCCAGCCGGTTACGAGCCGCAGGGGAGCACTGAGGCTGCCGAGTGGTACCGCCTAGCCGCTGAGCAAGGGAATACAATGGCCCAGCGCAATCTGGGGGTCATGTACTACAACGGCGAGGGCGTGCTGCAAGACTACACAGAGGCTGTCAAGTGGTTTCGACTAGCGGCTGAGCAGGGGTACGCGCCGGCTCAGTATAACCTGGGGGTTGCGTGCGCCAAGGGCCTGGGCGTGCCGCAGGACTACGTTGAGGCCGTCAAGTGGTACCGCCTGGCTGCTGAACATGGGAACGCAGGAGCCCAGTTAAATCTGGGATTCTTGTACCACAGCGGCGAGGGCGTGCCGCAGAACGGCGCTGAAGCCGTCAAGTGGTACCGCCTTGCGGCGGAGCAAGGCAATGTAAGTGCCCAGAACAACCTGGGAGTCATGTACAAGAGCGGCCAGGGTGTGCCGCAGGACTACATTGAGGCCGTTAAGTGGTACCGCCTTGCGGCGGAGCAAGGACATGTAAGTGCCCAGAACAACCTGGGGGACATGTACAGTGGCGGCCAAGGCGTGCCGCAGGACTACGCAGAGGCCGCCAAGTGGTCCCGCCTTGCCGCGGAGCAGGGGTGCGCGCCGGCACAGTACAATCTAGGGGTTGCATGCGCCAAAGGCAGGGGCGTGCCGCATAACGACGCAGAGGCAGTCATGTGGTACCGCCTAGCCGCTGCGCAGGGGTACGCACCGGCTCAGTACAACATGGGAGTCATGTACGACGACGGCCGAGGCGTGCCGCAGGACTACGTTGAGGCTGCCAAATGGTACCGCCTAGCCGCTGAGCAGGGCCATGTAAGTGCCCAGAACAACTTGGGGGGCATATACGGCGGCGGACAAGGCGTGCCGCAGGATGACGCAGAGGCTGCCAAGTGGTTCCGCCTAGCAGCGGAGCAAGGCCATGTAGGTTCCCAGTACAACCTGGGGGTTGCGTGCCACCTCGGCCAAGGCGTGCCTCAGAACTACGCGGAAGCAGCCAAGTGGTACCGCCTAGCCGCTGAGCATGGGTACGCACCGGCTCAGTACAACCTGGGTGTCATGTACAACGACGGCCGAGGCGTGCCGCAGGACTATATCATGGCTCACCTGTGGTGGAACCTTGCTGCCACCAGCGGGGATGAGGACGCGGTGAGGGGTAGAGGCACTGTGGCTGGCAAGATGACCCCTGCCCAAATCGCAGAGGCGCAACGTCTCGCCCGCGAGTGGAAGCCCACACCGGAGAAGCCATGAGCAAGACCCAAGACCGGAACTGGGAGCGCCTGCGCTCCATCAAGACGATCGAGGAGCTGCTAGCCTATTTGAGGGAGGAGCTTGACTGGCCGCTCGAAGGCGCGGACGTCGAGGACGTCGCCTTCGAATACACACCCGAGGAGCTGGGCCTGGAGCCCGCCCTGGCGGTTAAGATCGATTCCATTCACCGTCTGCGTCCGCTGAGCACGCACCAACCCTGGGGCATTTTCTTCGTCGACTTCGAGCCCAAGAATCTGCCCGTCACGGCCCTGCGCCGCATCCTGGGCCGCGTGGTCTTGAAGAAGCGCGCCAAGGGCAGCGCGCAGGCCTGGCACGCAGACGACCTGCTCTTCATCTCCACCTACGGGCAAGGGCCCAGCCGCCAGATCTGCCTGGCGCACTTCTCCGCCAGCGAGGGAGCGCGCGACCTACCCACCCTCAAGGTGCTGGGCTGGGACGAGCAGGACACGGCACTGCACCTTGCCCACGCCGCCAACACCCTGGTCAAGCACCTCACGTGGCCGGAAAACGAGAACGACCTGGAGATCTGGCGCAAGACTTGGAGCGCAGCCTTCACGCTGGGGCATCGGGAAGTCATCTCCACGGCCAAGGATCTCTCCATTCGGCTGGCGGCGCTGGCGAGGGCGATTCGCCTGCGCATCACCACGGCGCTGGCGATCGAGAGCGAGAGCGGCCCGCTCACGCGTCTGATGCATGCCTTCCGCGAGGCCCTGGTCCACGACCTGACGGTGGAGAGCTTCGCCGACATGTACGCCCAGACCATCGCCTACGGCCTGCTCTCGGCGCGCATCACTGATCCACACAAGAAGACTGCTGACGATTTCGCAGGTCACTTGCGCACCAACCCCTTCCTGCGGGAGCTGATGGAGACCTTCCTGAAGGTGGGTGGACGGCAAGGGAAAGCGGGCGGGTCAGGCATCGACTTCGATGAGCTGGGCGTCTTCGATGTGGTGGAGCTGCTGGACGACGCCAACATGGAGGCCGTCGTCCGCGACTTCGGCGACAGGAACCCACAGGAAGACCCAGTCATCCATTTCTATGAGGAGTTTCTTCGGCATTACGATCCAGGTGAGAAGAAAAAGCGTGGCGTCTTCTACACGCCGCGCCCGGTGGTAAGCTACATCGTGCGCTCGGTGGACGAGCTGCTGCGAACGGAGTTCGGCCTGGAGGACGGGCTGGCCGACACCACCACGTGGGGCGAGATGCTACAGCGACAGCCCGGCCTGCAGCTGCCCAACCTCTCAGAGGACTCCGACCACCCGCGCCTGCTGGACCCGCAGCATCCCTTCGTGCAGATCCTCGACCCGGCCACGGGCACGGGCACCTTCCTCGTTGAGGTCATCGAGATCATCCACCGCACGATGACCACCAAGTGGACGGCCCACGGTCACAGCGAGAAGCAGATCGAGGCGCTCTGGAACGCCTATGTGCCGCGCCACCTGCTGCCGCGCCTGCACGGCTACGAGCTGCTCATGGCGCCCTACGCCATCGCCCATCTCAAGATCGGCCTCAAGCTCCATGAGACGGGCTACCACTTCGACAGCGAGGAGCGGGCACGCATCTACCTGACCAACGCCCTGGAGCCGGCCAACGACAAGCAGATCACGACGGCCATGCTGCCGGCGCTGGCGCACGAAGCTCAAGCGGTCAGCATGATTAAACGTCACCAAAGGTTCTCCGTCATCATTGGTAATCCTCCATATGCAAGAGATTCCGCAAACCGCAGTGATTATGCGGAGAATCTCGTAGCAATCTACAAGGAGGACGTGAGGAATGAACGAAACATCCAACCTCTGTCTGATGACTATGTGAAATTCATCGGGATGGCTCAAGCCGTAATGTCATCATGCGGTACAGGAATTGTTGGATTCATCACAAATCACAGCTTTATTAAGGGAGTAATTCATCGAGGGCTAAGAAGACGTGTTTGTCAGTTCTTCCAGAGGGCATACTTTTTGGACCTTCACGGCAACTCGAACATCAACGAGCAGCCGCCAAAGGACATTGAGGACGAAAACGTCTTTGACATTCGACAAGGTGTTGCAGTCTCATTGCTGACCAGAGTTTCCGCTGTTGTTGGTTATAAAGACCAAACTAAAGTTTCTGAACTCTGGGGAAAGCGGACAGAGAAATATGAATATTTACTGAAGCAAAGACATGGTGATAATGATTGGATTCTCGTTGAACCAAAACCGCCGGAATACGAACTCATTGTAGCCGGTGATGGATCTACTCAAGTTGAATTTGATTCGTTATTCCACCTGCATGATTGGTTTCCAACTTCAGCGACTGGATTTATCACGCACCGTGACGAATTGGTGATCGATTATGATCAGTCAAACCTTATGCGAAGGATTCACGATTTAGTGGATAAAAATATTTCTGATGAAGAGGTTATCAAGAAATATTCCTTAGAGAGCAATTCGGACTGGAATCCAATTGATGCTAGAAAACAACTTCGGGCAGTAAAGGAGTTACAAGAAAGAGTTGTTCGTTGCACTTATCGCCCGTTTGATAGTAGATGGTGCTGGTGGGGACGAGAACTAATGGATCGCCCGCGTCAGGAGTTATTTGAGTTTTTCGTAAAACCTAACTTGACGCTGTTATGTAAACGACAGAACAAAAGGACTCCTTTCTCTTACGCATTTGTTGCCTCTGAAATAACAGAAAGTTGCACATTTGAGAGTGCACATGCGAATAATGTTGCGTTTCCAATCTTCGTCCACACAAATGACCTGTTGTTTGGGAAGAACATCATTCATCCAAACATTGGTGATGAAATTGTAAGTAGAGTTCGAAGACGGCTTAATTTGAATTTAGTTTCGCTTGCTATGGGTGATTTGAAGGTGACCTGCGGGCCGCGCGATTTATTGCACTACGTATATGCAACCATTCATGCACCTAGCTACCGGACGAGATATGAGGCGTGCCTGATTAAAAGCTTCCCGCGCATTCCGTTGACATATAATCTGGACCTGTTCCGCGACCTCACACTTTTTGGCGGCAGGCTCGTCGCTTTGCATCTGCTGGAGTCGCCCACCCTCGACCACTTCATCACCACCTACGCCGGCCCGCCCCAACCAGAAGTCGGGCGCGTGGGCTGGTCGGATGGCACAGTCTGGTTGGATGCCGCGGCCACCAAGAAAGGGCAGCCCGCCACGCCCGGCAGAATGGGCTTCAAGGGCGTGCCCGAGGAAGTCTGGAACTTCCACATCGGCGGCTACCAGGTCTGCGAGAAGTGGCTGAAGGACCGCAAGGGGCGGCGGCTGTCGGACGAGGACATCGCCCATTACCAGAAGATTGTCGTGGCGCTGAAGGAGACGATCCGCCTGATGGGCGAGATCGACGAGGTCATTGAGAAGCATGGCGGGTGGCCGGGGGCGTTTGCCGCAGGACCGGCGGCGGGTGCGGCGGACTATCCGACCTGCGAGACGGGGCAACGCAAGGCGGCGGAAACGGGCGACCTGTTTGGGCAAAATGCGGAGTCTTGATCGCAGCTAGGTGGGCGCCAGGCCGAGAGGTGAACATGGAACCAGGTCCGATCCGTTACCGGGACTTGCCGGATGATTTCCTGCTGCGGGCGGAATTGGTTTTTCACGCCATTGAAGATGCCGGCCTGATGGAGCGAACGGATTTCCTCGTCAACTTCCAGCGCGAGATTCATCCCATGCGGGAATTGATGCTGTGGGAGCGGCTTGCCGTGGCCTATCGGAGCCGGTGGCGCAACCGAGCGGGCTCGGTCGCGGAGCGCAAGTCGTGGTTGACCTTGCTTCTTCTGGCATCCAGTGGCGCGACGGCACATGAAGGGGATCTGACTGGGGCACTGGAGCTGGAAGAAGCGCGCTTGGCCTTTCAGGAGGCCGCCACGGCGGGTAGAAACTGCTTGTCGAGCGCCGTTGATGCGCGTGCGGTGAAACAAAGCACCCTGGCGTTGGCGGCGATTCTGAGTCGGGACATTGGTCGTGCCATTCAATTCCACTGGAACCAGATCGACCGGCTGTTGGAATCGGAAGCATGGGAACCGGATGAGGTGGAAGCTCGGCTGCGAGAACTGCATGCCACGGTGGACGAACTGGCTGATGAACGCGAAAACCTGTCAATAGAACTCAATGACCGGTCTGATGAGCTGGAAGCCATGATCCAGGGGAAGCGCGAGATACTTGAAAGGGAGCGTCGCGAGGAGCTGCTGCGGCAATCCAGTCTGGGCAATCTATTCGGCGAGGAGAACTGAGATGGACGTGCTGGAACTCCAACACATCGGGCAAATCCAAAAAGCCCGAATCGAGTTTGGGGATCTCACCGTTTTGGTGGGTCCTCAAGCCACTGGCAAGAGCATAACACTACAGCTACTCAAGTTGTTGGTTGACATGCGCCACGTTCAGGAAGACCTTCGTCGTCACGGCTTGGACTGGGGCGGCAAGCTGCCTGAGTTCCTTGACCTCATGCTTGGCGAAGGCATGCACTCCATCTGGTCTGAGAAGAGCACGATTCGCTGGCAGAACCGCGATGTGGACATGGTAGCGCGCGCCAAGCGTCGCATCAAGGCGCCTGAGCTTGGGCAAGGAGAGCAGATGTTCTTCATCCCAGCGCAACGAGTATTGACTCTGCGCGACGGCTGGCCGCGCCCCTTCACTGATTACTCCGCCGGTGATCCCTTCGCAGTGCGGGAGTTCAGCGAAAAGTTGCGCCTGCTGATGGAGCAGGAATTCGTTCAGGGTGATCAGCTCTTTCCACGCGCTAATCGGTTGAAACAAATCTATCGAGACGAGTTACGTGCTCACGTGTTCGCCGGGTTTGATTTGAAGGTGGACCGTTCCCGACCACAGAAGCGTATGGTTCTAGGTAATGCACATGGCGAACTCCCGTTTATGGTTTGGTCGGCGGGGCAACGAGAATTCATGCCGCTATTGCTCGGCCTCTATTGGTTGATGCCACCCGGGAGAATGGCAAAGCGGAAGTCCGTGGATTGGGTTGTTGTAGAAGAGCTTGAAATGGGGCTCCATCCGCGAGCTATCAGCCTGATGTTACTGCTGGTGCTGGAGTTGCTCTCACGCGGCTATAGAGTCTGTTTGTCGACACACTCACCACAAGTCTTAGAAATGGTTTGGGCCTTGAATCACTTACGTGAGCAGAATTCCAGTGAGTCAAAGTTAGGCAGATTGTTTGACGTGCAAGCTGGCACTCAATTAAAGGCTGTTTTTCATGATACAATGAAGCGAGTGTTTAAGGTCTACTATTTCGAGCGTGATGGTGCAGTACGAAACATTTCTGGGCTTGATCCAGGTTCAACAGAGTCCTTTGTTGCAGGTTGGGGAGGCCTAACGGACTTCAGTGCAAGAGCCAATGAAGTTGTGGCATCTGCCGTGGCTGATGGGCTGCGGAGGCGCAAAGCATGACTTTCACACAAGCAGTTGCAGCCTCACCTGACATTGCAAGCGCATATCAGCGAGGTTTAGGAGCATTGAAGGCTGTAGATCGTGCTCATATTACGGTCAATAAGTCCACAAAACTCAAGGGAAGTGTTGATATTGATTCAACGTTGCAATCTAAGTGCCCAACTGAACACCGTTGGGATTATGGGATTGGTAAGTCACAGGGTGGGAAGAAGGGTGATAAAGTCATCTGGGTTGAAATCCATCCAGCAAAAGACGGTGAAATCAATACGATGATGGACAAATTGGCCTGGTTGAAGTCTTGGCTTCAGACATCCGCTACTGACTTGGATGCATTGTCGCGTGAATTCATATGGATATCAAGCGGAAAAACTACCATCACGCAAGGTAGCCCCGCAGCGAGAAAAATGGCCTTGGCTGGGTTGAGATTAGCGGGACATCATCTTCATCTTTGATGAATAGTGAGTAGCAAAGCGGATCAAACCTGACCCGCTTCGCATAAGACGCCAGCTGACCATCAGGCCTGGGATTCCAGTGGAACCAATGTTTCCAGCCGTTCTGCCACCTACTCCACACTCTCCTATAAGGCCTGCATCCGCCCCATCACTGTGGCCATCTGCGCTTGCAGCTCTGCGTCCTGTGTAGTTGTCGTGGGGTTGTTCTTTCAGCGGGTTAGGTTGGAAATGAACTCGCCGTTCTCGTCGTAGACCTTGATGATGCAACGGCCAGAGCCGATGGGGTCGGGGACAACTGTGTAGGTCCAGCCTTCGGCCTCGCCCTTGCCCAGGTCGGTCGCGGCCTTCTCGGCTTCAGCTTCGGTGAGGAATACCCAGGTCGGGGCGTTGGTGAGGAGCAGCATGTTCATGGTCCCTTTCATAGGGCCAGAGCGGGTGTTCGAGCCGGCCCTGGCGCGCCGCTTGTTGTCAGGCAGCCGTCTCGTTACTGACCATCTCGGCGTTTGCAGCGGCGTCCTCGATGGCCTCTGCCAGTGCGGTGACTTGGGTGGTGATGTTGGCCAAGTCGTGCCGGAAGCGCTTGTCGGCGCCTAGCTGTGCCTCGGCCTGCGCCAGCGTTGCTCGCAGCGATTCAACCTGGGCGCTGGCGGTCCCAAGCAGGAAGAGGCCGTTCTCAAGGGGCTGGGCGGTTGTTGTCATCGTCTTGCGTGCCATGGTTGTCCCTCTATGCGTTGTTGTCGGGAGTCTATTCAGCGGTTGGCAGAAAGAAGCTGCGGGGGCTTCTGATGGTGCGGCAGTGAATCCAGCGGGTGAAAGCCGCTACGTTCCGACGTTTCAGCTCAGTCGAGATGCTGATTGCCAGCTC carries:
- the rhuM gene encoding RhuM family protein; its protein translation is MPRKKQDADPPTLGRGGEIVLFQEGGVGRLEVRLQGETLWLSLQQLADLYQRDKSVISRHLRSILATGELEREVVVAKNATTAADGKTYQVDFYNLDMIISVGYRVHSLRGTQFRIWATRTLKDTLVRGYTLNESRLQAQVERLEGLLAAVQLVGRVATERSLSSGEAKGLLKVVGDFSLALDLLDQYDHGRLSLRSTTASAGRVLEETRRRRPAPRCALVLGRVDAKRTPDRAAPVLAGRGLWAARPNRPPRRPAGHGFGGWICPVRIQPGGAEDLEAVAKWIDGGKP
- a CDS encoding tetratricopeptide repeat protein, producing the protein MVDKGFPAGYEPQGSTEAAEWYRLAAEQGNTMAQRNLGVMYYNGEGVLQDYTEAVKWFRLAAEQGYAPAQYNLGVACAKGLGVPQDYVEAVKWYRLAAEHGNAGAQLNLGFLYHSGEGVPQNGAEAVKWYRLAAEQGNVSAQNNLGVMYKSGQGVPQDYIEAVKWYRLAAEQGHVSAQNNLGDMYSGGQGVPQDYAEAAKWSRLAAEQGCAPAQYNLGVACAKGRGVPHNDAEAVMWYRLAAAQGYAPAQYNMGVMYDDGRGVPQDYVEAAKWYRLAAEQGHVSAQNNLGGIYGGGQGVPQDDAEAAKWFRLAAEQGHVGSQYNLGVACHLGQGVPQNYAEAAKWYRLAAEHGYAPAQYNLGVMYNDGRGVPQDYIMAHLWWNLAATSGDEDAVRGRGTVAGKMTPAQIAEAQRLAREWKPTPEKP
- a CDS encoding type ISP restriction/modification enzyme produces the protein MSKTQDRNWERLRSIKTIEELLAYLREELDWPLEGADVEDVAFEYTPEELGLEPALAVKIDSIHRLRPLSTHQPWGIFFVDFEPKNLPVTALRRILGRVVLKKRAKGSAQAWHADDLLFISTYGQGPSRQICLAHFSASEGARDLPTLKVLGWDEQDTALHLAHAANTLVKHLTWPENENDLEIWRKTWSAAFTLGHREVISTAKDLSIRLAALARAIRLRITTALAIESESGPLTRLMHAFREALVHDLTVESFADMYAQTIAYGLLSARITDPHKKTADDFAGHLRTNPFLRELMETFLKVGGRQGKAGGSGIDFDELGVFDVVELLDDANMEAVVRDFGDRNPQEDPVIHFYEEFLRHYDPGEKKKRGVFYTPRPVVSYIVRSVDELLRTEFGLEDGLADTTTWGEMLQRQPGLQLPNLSEDSDHPRLLDPQHPFVQILDPATGTGTFLVEVIEIIHRTMTTKWTAHGHSEKQIEALWNAYVPRHLLPRLHGYELLMAPYAIAHLKIGLKLHETGYHFDSEERARIYLTNALEPANDKQITTAMLPALAHEAQAVSMIKRHQRFSVIIGNPPYARDSANRSDYAENLVAIYKEDVRNERNIQPLSDDYVKFIGMAQAVMSSCGTGIVGFITNHSFIKGVIHRGLRRRVCQFFQRAYFLDLHGNSNINEQPPKDIEDENVFDIRQGVAVSLLTRVSAVVGYKDQTKVSELWGKRTEKYEYLLKQRHGDNDWILVEPKPPEYELIVAGDGSTQVEFDSLFHLHDWFPTSATGFITHRDELVIDYDQSNLMRRIHDLVDKNISDEEVIKKYSLESNSDWNPIDARKQLRAVKELQERVVRCTYRPFDSRWCWWGRELMDRPRQELFEFFVKPNLTLLCKRQNKRTPFSYAFVASEITESCTFESAHANNVAFPIFVHTNDLLFGKNIIHPNIGDEIVSRVRRRLNLNLVSLAMGDLKVTCGPRDLLHYVYATIHAPSYRTRYEACLIKSFPRIPLTYNLDLFRDLTLFGGRLVALHLLESPTLDHFITTYAGPPQPEVGRVGWSDGTVWLDAAATKKGQPATPGRMGFKGVPEEVWNFHIGGYQVCEKWLKDRKGRRLSDEDIAHYQKIVVALKETIRLMGEIDEVIEKHGGWPGAFAAGPAAGAADYPTCETGQRKAAETGDLFGQNAES
- a CDS encoding AAA family ATPase, with the translated sequence MDVLELQHIGQIQKARIEFGDLTVLVGPQATGKSITLQLLKLLVDMRHVQEDLRRHGLDWGGKLPEFLDLMLGEGMHSIWSEKSTIRWQNRDVDMVARAKRRIKAPELGQGEQMFFIPAQRVLTLRDGWPRPFTDYSAGDPFAVREFSEKLRLLMEQEFVQGDQLFPRANRLKQIYRDELRAHVFAGFDLKVDRSRPQKRMVLGNAHGELPFMVWSAGQREFMPLLLGLYWLMPPGRMAKRKSVDWVVVEELEMGLHPRAISLMLLLVLELLSRGYRVCLSTHSPQVLEMVWALNHLREQNSSESKLGRLFDVQAGTQLKAVFHDTMKRVFKVYYFERDGAVRNISGLDPGSTESFVAGWGGLTDFSARANEVVASAVADGLRRRKA